From the genome of Rhineura floridana isolate rRhiFlo1 chromosome 7, rRhiFlo1.hap2, whole genome shotgun sequence, one region includes:
- the ANAPC13 gene encoding anaphase-promoting complex subunit 13: MDSEVQRDGRILDLIDDAWREDKLPYEDVAIPLNELPEPEQDNGGTTESVKEQEMKWTDLALQYLHENIPPTGN, translated from the exons ATGGACAGCGAGGTACAGAGAGATGGGAGGATCCTAGATTTGATTGATGATGCATGGAGGGAGGATAAGTTGCCGTATGAAGATGTAGCAATACCATTG AATGAGCTTCCTGAACCAGAACAAGACAATGGTGGCACAACAGAATCAGTAAAAGAGCAAGAAATGAAATGGACGGACTTGGCTTTGCAGTATCTTCATGAAAATATTCCTCCAACAGGAAACTAG